A portion of the Micromonospora vinacea genome contains these proteins:
- a CDS encoding CG0192-related protein yields the protein MALLHRATLHPTKLDLLTTWLPNRQWFAGPAGVELVSRGAYRFDDPAGEVGIETMLVGAADGPVHHVPLTYRAAPLDGADGWLVGTTEHSVLGRRWVYDGCVDPVYAAALAHATLTGSGQAEEYFEVDGRREVREPTVTVVVDGAADAQVPAVGAVRRVVDEDRTLIDTDTVELVVVRRPGAGADGPAGGTLSGRWHGQSTTVPLAYVRTR from the coding sequence ATGGCACTGCTGCACAGGGCGACCCTGCACCCCACGAAACTGGACCTGCTGACCACCTGGCTGCCCAACCGACAGTGGTTCGCCGGGCCGGCCGGCGTCGAGTTGGTGAGCCGAGGCGCCTACCGCTTCGACGACCCGGCCGGCGAGGTCGGCATCGAGACGATGCTGGTCGGTGCCGCCGACGGTCCGGTCCACCATGTCCCGCTCACCTACCGTGCCGCGCCCCTCGACGGTGCGGACGGGTGGCTGGTCGGCACCACCGAGCACTCGGTGCTCGGCCGGCGCTGGGTGTACGACGGCTGCGTCGACCCGGTGTACGCCGCCGCGCTCGCCCACGCGACCCTCACCGGCAGCGGCCAGGCGGAGGAGTACTTCGAGGTCGACGGCCGGCGCGAGGTGCGTGAACCGACGGTGACGGTCGTCGTCGACGGCGCCGCCGACGCCCAGGTGCCGGCCGTGGGCGCGGTGCGACGGGTGGTCGACGAGGACCGCACGCTCATCGACACCGACACCGTCGAGCTGGTCGTCGTGCGCAGGCCCGGGGCCGGGGCCGACGGGCCGGCCGGGGGCACGCTGAGCGGCAGATGGCACGGTCAGTCCACTACCGTGCCGCTGGCGTACGTCAGAACGCGCTGA